A genomic region of Phragmites australis chromosome 2, lpPhrAust1.1, whole genome shotgun sequence contains the following coding sequences:
- the LOC133906249 gene encoding pentatricopeptide repeat-containing protein At3g49240, mitochondrial-like, translating into MSLSKPLLSRLLPLPLRLRSHVRLLCLATPTPTDLEQTPAAAAAAERRRRKRRLRVEPPLSRGPAPQRSPGAPRPSTSNPNAPKVPEPASVLSGKRLDLHRRILALVRENDLDEAALLTRHSIYSNCRPTVFTCNAVLAALLRQARYADLLSLHRFVTQASVAPTVATYNLLLQAYCDCRRPDTALEHFRLLLKDDSPVLPSPTTYRILARSLAENGKLDQALELKDGMLERGLVAPDPQVYAFIMGGFVNAEDGDKVVSLYEELKEKLGGGPILDGVVYGNLMKGYFLKGMEKEAMDCYAEVLGEGSKVRFGASSYNMVLDALGRNGRLEDTLQLFHRMCREHDPPRRIAVNLGSFNVMVNAYCHAERFHDAIEVFGKMAEKRCAPDALSYNNLIDWLGKNELVGDAEGLYKEMGERGVNPDEYSYVLLIESCFKVDRVDVAVGYFNKMFEAGLRPNANAFNKVMGGLVKVDRLDEAQGFFDMMPEKEVKPNIASYELLLGAYVDAARLDDAIKMAKGILLDESVVFSDELKALLEGALEKEGRNGDMAKLYDDVDREKAEAAACAAEAKARAEALAKEEEERKKAEAKAKEEAAARASRAAIEAVLGRKREAEKEESADGANVEEAQVVESNNDNINVAGEQNEGDDKKKQESGEALSGAIASSS; encoded by the coding sequence ATGTCGCTCTCCAAGCCCCTACTCTCCCGCCTCCTCCCTCTACCTCTCCGCCTCCGCTCCCACGTCCGTCTTCTCTGCCTcgccacccccacccccaccgaCCTCGAGCAgacccccgccgccgccgccgccgccgagcgccgccgccgcaagcGCCGCCTCCGCGTGGAGCCCCCGCTCTCCCGGGGACCGGCGCCGCAACGCTCCCCGGGGGCGCCCCGCCCGTCCACCTCCAACCCCAACGCCCCCAAGGTCCCGGAGCCCGCGTCGGTGCTCTCGGGGAAGCGCCTAGACCTCCACCGCCGCATCCTCGCGCTCGTCCGCGAGAACGACCTCGACGAGGCGGCGCTCCTGACGCGCCACTCCATCTACTCCAACTGCCGCCCCACCGTCTTCACCTGCAACGCCGTCCTCGCCGCTCTGCTCCGCCAGGCGCGCTACGCCGATCTCCTCTCGCTGCACCGGTTCGTCACCCAGGCCTCCGTCGCGCCTACCGTCGCCACCTACAACCTCCTCCTCCAGGCCTACTGCGACTGCCGCCGCCCCGACACCGCGCTCGAGCACTTCCGCCTCCTCCTCAAGGACGACTCCCCCGTGCTGCCATCCCCCACCACCTACCGCATCCTTGCGCGTTCCCTCGCGGAGAACGGCAAGCTCGACCAGGCCCTCGAGCTCAAGGATGGCATGCTCGAGCGCGGTCTCGTCGCGCCTGATCCCCAGGTCTATGCCTTCATCATGGGTGGGTTTGTCAACGCCGAGGACGGTGACAAGGTGGTCTCACTGTATGAAGAGCTGAAGGAGAAGCTTGGTGGAGGCCCGATTCTTGACGGCGTGGTGTACGGGAACCTAATGAAAGGGTACTTCCTCAAGGGTATGGAGAAGGAGGCCATGGACTGCTACGCGGAGGTGCTTGGGGAGGGTTCCAAGGTAAGGTTTGGCGCAtcgagttacaacatggtgCTTGATGCACTTGGTAGGAACGGGAGGTTGGAGGATACACTCCAGCTGTTCCATAGAATGTGCAGGGAGCATGACCCGCCCAGGAGGATTGCTGTAAACCTGGGGAGCTTTAATGTGATGGTCAATGCGTACTGCCACGCTGAGAGGTTCCATGATGCAATTGAGGTGTTTGGGAAAATGGCTGAGAAGAGGTGTGCGCCGGATGCACTCTCGTACAATAATCTGATTGACTGGTTGGGGAAGAATGAACTTGTTGGGGATGCAGAAGGGTTGTACAAGGAGATGGGCGAGCGTGGTGTAAACCCTGACGAGTACTCTTATGTCTTGCTCATCGAGTCCTGCTTCAAGGTTGATAGGGTGGACGTCGCGGTTGGTTACTTCAATAAGATGTTTGAAGCTGGCCTGAGGCCCAATGCAAATGCATTTAACAAAGTTATGGGTGGCTTGGTGAAGGTTGATAGGCTTGATGAGGCACAGGGTTTCTTTGATATGATGCCTGAAAAGGAGGTTAAGCCAAACATTGCTAGCTATGAGTTGCTGTTGGGGGCATACGTTGATGCTGCAAGGTTGGATGATGCGATCAAGATGGCCAAGGGTATCCTGCTGGATGAGAGTGTTGTGTTTAGTGATGAATTGAAAGCACTTCTGGAGGGAGCCCTAGAGAAGGAGGGGAGAAATGGGGACATGGCAAAGTTGTATGACGATGTCGACAGGGAGAAAGCGGAGGCAGCTGCATGTGCAGCTGAAGCGAAGGCCAGAGCAGAGGCTCTTGctaaagaagaagaggagaggaagaaggctGAGGCAAAGGCCAAGGAAGAAGCTGCTGCCAGGGCCAGCCGAGCTGCTATTGAGGCAGTGCTGGGTCGCAAGAGGGAAGCAGAAAAAGAGGAATCAGCTGATGGAGCGAATGTTGAGGAGGCGCAGGTTGTTGAATCCAACAACGACAACATCAATGTTGCAGGAGAACAGAATGAAGGTGATGACAAGAAAAAGCAAGagagcggtgaagccttgtcgGGGGCCATAGCTTCGTCATCTTAG